The Drosophila sechellia strain sech25 chromosome 2L, ASM438219v1, whole genome shotgun sequence region taaaataggAAGATGATATGACTTACAGTGGATAGGTTGAAATGCGTGTAGTGGGACATGACGATTCCGCAAAATAGTATAGCCATAATACCTATTGTTGAAAAAATTTTTAGGTTTTAGAGTCATAGTCAAAAACATTGATATACCGCTTAAGTGTATTCCCTCTGCCAAGACGTAAGGTGCGTAAGTAAACATCAGCATCATCGCGAACTCGAGGGATGGATGTTTTCGTAAATCGATGTGCTTCAGAAGGAGAGCCGATATTAATGCAAATATGACTCCAATGCCCGCCGAAGCAAAGAACATTGCGCAAAAGGTTTTCAACGCGCTGAACATGGCTTCTCCAGTGCTGGCCTCAGCATTGACGTTAGCGGATTGGGTGATAGATGCAGTCAGCACAATAGATATGGCGTCGTTGAGGATGCTTTCGCCGAATACCAGCATGTTGAGTATGGGGTCTACGTCAAGAGCATGGAAAATTGCCACTGTTGCCACAGGATCAACAGCAGAGATGAGTGAACCGAAGGCAAAGGATTCCGAAAAGCTTAGGCTAAAAATAAggattaattatttaatgaaattggcaaattatttattttaaacttGCCGAAATGCCACCTCCCCCAAGCCCAGCAGGTAAATCCCCGCCCCGATGACCAGTGCAGAAATCGTTGTACCGAATATGGCAAAGACCAGTATGGATCCGATGTTCTGAAAGAAGTTTCCCTTGTGCAGATTGTAACCGGACTCGAATATAATGGGCGGCAGGAGCACCAGAAAAAAGCCCATGGGCGAGAAGACCTCTTCACGTTTCCAACTGCCATTCTGCCCAGACATGACGTTCAGCGAAAGGCCAATAAAGGCGCCCAGAAAGACTACCACAATGCTCTCCGGCAGGTACTGGAACCCGGTCTGGAGCATAGAGTGGATAAGCAGGATGCCCAACATGATCACGCAAATGACGAAAAAGAGTGAGAGTGAGGAGTTGTGCTCCTGCTCGACAGCATGGGAATCGATTAGAGGCGGATCTGTGACCAATGTGGATGCGTTTCCCTTCTTCGTGGTGCTGGCATTACCAGGCGCAGCAATCGAGGGCGGGATATTTCTAAGCGTACTGTTGGCGAAGACATCCGACACGGTGTGGATAGAGTTACTATTATCTGTCGTGGTGGAGTTGCTTGATGTGTTGCTTTGGGGCACCTCCTGTCCACTGATGCTTTCCGGACCCGCTTGCATCAACAGCAAGAGTGCAGCTGCACTATAAGCTACCCAAACTCTCATTTTTGCCGACAAAATGTGACGTGGTCGCTATTAACGCTCGCATTTAACTTTTCACTATTtgttcaatttgttttttcaCAAACATCTGTTTATCGCCCTATCTGACGTATATCGGGGAGGGTTGCCGTATCACATCGGTAAATTGGCGCCTGCCTTTCATATattcaaacgaaaattttgcatttaatagCGTGTAATATATTTAACCATATAATggattttttaaataattggcttTTGCCAGTCATGGTGCGGGGGTCACAAAAGTAGCTGATAGCTGCATGTTCAGTTTCTTGAAAGAGCacattaagttttaatatttttgacaAATACTTCTTAAGAACGTTTCTTAAGACAAAAAGAAAAGCATATATACtagaaaaaatgaaataataaaaaaccttGTTATTAGGCAACGTGATAAATTGTTTAGTAAGGCTATTACAATAACTGACGATATCAGCGATTGAGAATAAATGCATTGCCACAATCTACAGTTCACAAGCACCCACCACTTGTGCTCTAGAATAATGTGCCCTGCGCATCTGTTCGTTCAGGCACACGCGATCTTCTTAGGCCCCCGTGGGGTCACACCTTATTTGAAAGATAATGGGGCTTGTTGTCGTCGGTTATTTTCAGTGGGTAttagaattttaaaaaatgtacatGCAAAAACTGATTACCAGGCGCCTTGATCTTGGCAGACCTTGTTTGTCTTCTTGGCTGTGGCATGACGTGAGCACTTTTTCAAATACACAGATTGTACGAATAGTATGAGAACCCTAATTGACGACTTTCCTTGACCAGAGAGTGTCGAACGATCCATCTCCAAAAGGGCAGTCACTCCACGTTAAGGAAAAGCTAGGGTTTCAACAGATACAGACATTCGTTAAAAAATTCGCTTCGAATTGCGCTTCGTGTAGCAGTTGTCTATATCATCGAATATGTATATGTCAATTGCTGTACATAAGAGAAGCCGAGAGAGCAATGCTAAACAGATTTTAAAAATTAGGTATATAGGTGGCTGCCGTGGTAGCACATAGTTTAGTTCTGATAAGCTCTTATTTCTTGCCGACTCATCTTCTCAAATGCTGTCtacaaaaatttataaatattattcgtCTGTAAAAGTCACCCGCAGTTGAACGCAGGTTGAGCAGGAAGCTAGTCGAGACAATAATCCATATCTTGTCTGATCCTTTGTTCAAAACCACAGTGAGTATAAAATATAGGATCTGGATCTATATTCATTGCAGTTCACTCCGGAGCGGGGTGGCAACGCTGGGCGACGGAACAGCtgtttaaaaaccaaaaacgtgGAGATACTGAAGAAGTAAAATCATTTGAGAGTACCGAGAACGCTAGGAAAGTTTCCCCAAAGAGCGCCCAAATAAGtcccaaaataaaaatcgagTCAGCCGAAGAGAACCGCCTCCTCCGTTTGCGACGATAAGCAAAAGCCCGCTCTCTCGTTGGAGGTATAAATTCTGAATGGCATTAAAAAGTTGCGCTCTTTTTCTTCAGAACCGTCGCTAAGATAGGACGTGTATTGGCTGCGCCGCTGATTTGGTTGCCGTCGCTGAACCAGTAAAACTCAGAATCAGTGTGTATAATTTGTTGAACTAATAGCTAGAACGTCGAACACGCATTTGAAACAGCTAGCAGCACCGAGCCCTCGCCTAGCGACTAGTTTAGCTTTGAACCCGCGCAACGTGCGTCTCGTGTATGTAGCGACGATTGTGGCAAACGCGCagcataaaaacataaaagaagggcgattatataaaaaaaaaaactataacGAAAAGTGTGCGAATACCGGAAAATCCCAACAGCCTCGAGGCGGCCTATAGCTTAGATTCGCGAATGCGAAAATAGATGTGTTTTGCAAGAGTTCGAAAAATCAATTTCGTTAAGCGTTTTTTAGCAACCGCTGATGTggcctctctttctctctgtTCCCACAGCTCCACCAACAATTTAGCCGACCGGAACTCGGGTTATAGCACTGCTCTCCCATTGCCCCTACAAACTTCAAGCTACATATTACAAACTACCCATCAACATGCCGCAAAAGACAAACGGACACAGCGCCAACGGATGCAATGGCAGCAATGGCAACTCATATGACATGGAAGACGGAGCTACATTCCTGTTCACTTCCGAGTCCGTTGGCGAGGGTCATCCAGGTGAGTGCTTCATTGCATCTGCGGCGCCTCCTATTGCATCATACCGTTAGTGTCAGTGTAAAAAAAGAAACAGTCTCAAATGCCCCTTCGGCGGGCGTAGTGAGAGATGTTGCCTGACAGTGCTCATAACCTGACCAAACTTTTTCTCTAGC contains the following coding sequences:
- the LOC6617199 gene encoding sodium/hydrogen exchanger 8 translates to MRVWVAYSAAALLLLMQAGPESISGQEVPQSNTSSNSTTTDNSNSIHTVSDVFANSTLRNIPPSIAAPGNASTTKKGNASTLVTDPPLIDSHAVEQEHNSSLSLFFVICVIMLGILLIHSMLQTGFQYLPESIVVVFLGAFIGLSLNVMSGQNGSWKREEVFSPMGFFLVLLPPIIFESGYNLHKGNFFQNIGSILVFAIFGTTISALVIGAGIYLLGLGEVAFRLSFSESFAFGSLISAVDPVATVAIFHALDVDPILNMLVFGESILNDAISIVLTASITQSANVNAEASTGEAMFSALKTFCAMFFASAGIGVIFALISALLLKHIDLRKHPSLEFAMMLMFTYAPYVLAEGIHLSGIMAILFCGIVMSHYTHFNLSTVTQITMQQTMRTLAFIAETCVFAYLGLAIFSFKHQVELSFVIWAIVLCLIGRACNIFPLAFLVNKFREHKINNKMQFIMWFSGLRGAISYALSLHLNLDSQEKRHVIITTTLIIVLFTTLVLGGSTMPLLKYLKPGKKRRARGPGRNTAEEGGRRNGSGRKRSKSISLSKTREWGQAIDSEHLSELTEEEDVTFTQARDRFGRMDRKYFIPFFTRRFNSQELHECKSQMADLTNKWYQAIRVSPLDSDESDEEIGLAASTSQIHLTRS